TTATACCGATGAGTTTATAAGTAATGCGTGATTGATGTTTTTGAATATTTTCAGTTCAGTGTagctgtatttttaaaaatgagaTTCGGATTACTATTTTCCGCGCTATTCCAATTGTCTTGTTGATTTTTCATGTAATTCATTTGTTTTCGGCAGgttgaacaaaatgtaataaaaacaaCGATAACAAGATTTtgaccacattttgacgtcttctgtgatctattactgaacagacgcacggcaacgtggaatctatttgttttgtataataaagaattaaactttattcgcataagaGCGGATGGTGaagtcaatcgtgcgtctgtcctctatgcagcttctgcaggtactggagcacaaattacgtaaaacaaaagaaacaaaagacagaaaacaaaacaactccaaataaagactaatccttagcgaccaaaaacacaatgctttccggtacgtGCAGAAAGACCCGTCCTCTAAGAGATCATacgcaagaaccaatcaaaatgcgagaataacttgggttactACATGAAGAGAAATACATCATAGTCGCTAAATTGGATTTGTGTGGGACTAGCACGCACGCTATGTTATAATACACTTTTTGAAATGgtacattacactttttgcactgtgttacacttgaactgcactgctctcagccaatcagaatcgagtaattttttcatgtatattattatgcTACGCAATATTTAGTCATGCGCCTATCGTTTTGTTTGTACAGAACTGCTGTATTTCTTCCTGATTTACCTGCTTTATACCGCTATAAAATTGCTTGTGTATATCTACAGACACGTGTAATTTCTAGAGAATTGATTAGGTTAGGTATCATAAACAAGTTAAATTGATTTTAATAGTACGTCTTTTGCGAGTTAATGTTACAAGAATATCTTCTCGACTTACTGTTTCCATCTCCGCTACCAACAAGATGTTCGGGCCTGAGGACAGCGTTTAGTTCCTCGGTTTCCTTGATCCAGTCTAATAAGGCTTCAGTAGACTCGCGAGTTCTGGTGAATAAAATGCCTTTAGGACCCTCCCACTCAGGATGATGGGCTCGCTGTTCATCAAGAGCCTTGTCCTCTTCTGCACCGTCAGATGAAGTGCTCTCGTTGGTCTCGGATCCTTGTTCGTTCACTTCTTCCATCACAGTATCTACTTCGTTTTGAGCTTCCGATTGTTCGCTGGCAGCGTATTCCAGTCCACCAGCTCCATCAATTGTCTGACTGACCTCTTCGGTGCTCGTGCCATCTTGTGTCTTCGAAGCGTGACCGCTGACGTCCTCAGGAGGTGTCTTCCCCGCTTTATCTGATGAAGTATCGTTCTTTGAAACGTCACATTCGCATCTTTCAGTCTCCTTTACTACGGCACTCGCTTCGTTTTCACCGCCAATGCCCTCTTCCTTCTGTTTTTCATCGTTCTTCAGCAACTCATTTCCAGCGTCACGTTCCTTTATTTTCTCGTCAGTATCATCTTGCCCTCCCTCATGTCTACCGCTACCTTCACCACTGCTTTTGCTGGATTTATCTTCTTCTTTATCTTGTCGGCTTTGGACATCTGTGTAGTTCTTCAAAATCAATTCTTTGAGTTTAAGCAATCGCGGATTTTGAGGCTCACCATATCTTGCGATGTGTTCGTCCAGCACTTTCATTGCCTTGTGGAAAAGCTGTTTCAGTTTCTTGTCAGTCTCTGTAAACTTGTCTGTGTCTAAAGCTTCAAAGTATTTTGTGAGGTACTTCCTGGCGTTCTTCATACGTGTGTTTGcattcaaggtcaacgcgacgTGGTACTCTCTAAGATGTTCTGTGTAGGTCACTAAGTATCTATCCCCTTCTGCCACTGAATCTTTGTAGAGTTGCTCCACCCATTGTCGATACTGCTGACCACCCTTATCTACCGGAGCCTTGCAACTGTTTTGTTTAAACTTCTTTACCTGAGCCTCAATGTTCCCCATGACCTTTTCCAAGAAAAGAACTGGAATTACTATTTAATTTTGCGACACATAAACCAGGATATCAGgatttcagagttttaaagaCTGCTTCGAACTTTTTCTTGCTGTTTCTCTACCTATTTTAGAGCACACACAACTTGGTAGATGcatacaaataaaagaaatccgTAGCGTCCAGAAGAGTTCTCCGAAACACATGACCAACAGTAAGGAAAAGATGCCTGGAATTTTTATCCACAAAACTTAATCCAAAAAGTTCTTTCGTAAAGGACATTTAAAGTCTGTCCTGTCTGTGTCCTTTCGTAAGAACAGTTAAAATTCTTTCCGCTCCCAGAACGTCTATCTGCTGATTTTTTAATCGTTAATGCAAAATCCATGCTTCTTGCATTCTGAAATTTCATCTCCTTCAGTAGTAATAATAAATCATTGGTCCTATGATTACGCACGACATTTTCATTAAGCGGTTAGATGGAATGTCAGTGTAATTAAGTGGTTTCGAAGTCTCTTTTATAAATTGAGAACTGCCAATTTCCCAAATTTCGAACTCTTTgcattgaagaaagaaaacatgtATTTTGCCCATAACTCACGGGCAATACCATGCAACTCAACTTTCGACCCCTGTTAAAACTGAGATGCATAGCTCTTCCATTGATCTCATTCCGAACAAATAATTACCTTAGAGATGATCTTCTCGAATGGATCCTGCTCATCTTTGGGCACAAAATGTGCTTCTCTCGAAGGAATGTTGACATATTTTTCGAGTTCCTCACGATTTTCCTTCACCGTTGAAATGGCTTCGGCGTCCAAGTTTGCAGAAACAAGAATGATATGCTCTTTGGCCTTCTCCCGACTCTTAGCTTTACCTGTACCAAGGGAAGCTGTCAGCCCGACAATCTGCCGAGAAACACGGTAGATAAgtaaatttattaaaaacttaactacggatatcagattcccagcattttcattggctcgctggACACAgcctatcagttcatatacctgctgtacctaatatggtcaaggaacgcgtcagcagtAAAACGAACTGAAAAACATtcttgcagctctgagaaaagatggccgacaaaagccgttttggaccggaattgaccgaggcagataattaaaatcaacatggaagagttgttgatcctggagtttttaataaaacaattattctactcgggcttgctggatataaaatgattataaccaacttggCGCTTATCTATcccttcatatccagcgcgccctcgtagaataattgttaaatatcctgtttagatcagttttcaaatgactttcgaaagtaattacgcgattgcaattgctacgctgagctattggtttaaaaatctcgctgCAGTTTATAAAACAAtcagaaggaaaaccaaaaccaatcgcgacttgcacgggCGGTTTCTCCCgtgctttgagcaagttacatcaTGGATAGTAAAGAGACTACTATCCATGGTTACATGGAATTAAtaagaatttggattggttcctTGCACTGTTTGCActtgctgtgattggtcgaagtaattactttggtatttgttttacgaaacaattgaaaaccgctgtaaATCTCTCGTATTTACTTTAGTGCACACGGGAATAAAATTTCCCTTTTCACGTGCAACAAACGAAATACTTTACGTAGCGTATACTTCTAGCATTGCTCTTTCCTTTTGTCGAGCCATACGGCAAGACAGTGGCAGAGTTTAtccccatacagaccgaccaaGGCCGTTGCCAGTATAACTCatgcattttttctttcttctttcttcctttgattgattgatgacAAATTGTCGTTCTGGTGGGCACAACACTCTTTTTGAATCAGTATTTGCTTTTATAGTAGAGGGCACTCTTGTTCGCACGCTCTATAGCGGCACTGTTTTATTCTACTCTGTAGTATTCTGTTTTAATGGCCCCTCTTCTATTCCCTTTCTGATTCAATTGAAAAGCTTGTTGACAACATAACAGAAccaaaaaggacaaaaaagaTCAAATTCCAGAGCAGATGGAGGGGCAGTCTgcaacttaaggaggctcgaaagggttttcagctgagcgcgcgcgcgtaagccacacacgcaattcgtaagctgcttgcgtcagctcatgattcaaatgggtcaccagaaataaacaaataccgctaatttcgcttacctttctccaattcctatatacatggaatataaacagacatctcctattcacgaaaactacgaaaattctacttaaacggtttaatagtcacttaaatccgtttgttttgacctgtagctccactcgcgcgcggactagaatgagcgggtgacgcatgcgtaaatactgatcttgtaaccccctaatttttcctgattttgcaactttactcgtttatatctctgcttctggacggtgaatttttttcattttttgcatgttagcttagattaatttaaaccgtttgtctttcaaatttaaaaaaattctgtaggtgaaaaaaaaaattagagacaaaattcaaaaaaacttatttttctgaaaaactgacctacagattttgttgaattttaagtattttagagagtatttctaacattatctggtaacgctgaatgggaaaatttcaccgtcccgttttttcaaaaaggacaacatatgttgattttaaggctcaaagaaatgcctaatatcgttgccatggtaacattattttggaggaaaacatactgtgagaaatctacgataggtacttaataccctggccaaatttcgtcttgatatgattgccctaactgtatctaaggacagaatatgtttatttgtttgaaaaagggagaaactatttcgagcctccttaaggaggctcgaaatagtttatccttttttcaaacagataaacatattctgtcttTAGATACAGTTAacgtaatcatatcaagacaaaatttggcaagggtattaagtacccattatagatttctcacatcacattttcctccaatgtaacgttaccatggcaacgatatcaGGCacttctttgagccttaaaatcaagatatattgtgttttttgaaaaaacgggacggtgtaatcttcccattcagcgtttaGCAGTATTTGTCTTTTTCcggtgacccattttgaatcgTGGAGGAGGCTCGAAAGTGTTTTTCAGCTGTGAGCGCGCGCGTTAGCCACAAgtgcaattcgtaagctgctcgcttcagctcgtgattcaaatgggtcaccaggaataagcaaataccgctaatttcgctcacctttcttctaactCCTATATATGTGAATATGAATAGACATCTCCtgttcacgaaaactacgaaaattctccACAAATGGTTTATtcgtcacttaaatccgtttgtgttggcctttagctccactcgcgcgtgcactggaatgagcgggtgacgcatgcgtaaatgccgatcttgtaaccccctcatttttcctgattttgcaactttactcgtttatatttCTGCTTCCGGACTGtgaattgtttcattttttgcatgttagcttaggtcaatttaaatttagaaaaaattcttatttttctgaaaaactgtcctacagattttgttgaatttttaaatattttagagattatttctaacattatctggtaacgctaaatgagaagatttcaccgtcctgtttcttcaaaaaaggcactatatgttgattttaagggtcaaagaaatgcctaatatcattgccatggtaacgttattttggaggaaaagttaatgtgagaaatctgcgatgggtacttaatacaaAATTTCGTCGTGAtatgtatctaaggacagaatatgtttattttattgaaaaaaggagaaagtatttcgagcctccttaaggtcTGCCATAAAATCAGGAGCGCTGGATGGCAAAGCCCCTGAGTTGGAGAATGGAATTCAAAGATCAGGTCGAAATTCTGGCGGCTTGGAAAACGTCTTATTTTGCATGAATATCTGGTTTTCTACCTGTGGTAGTCGGTGCTGATGACCAGCTTGAGACTTTAAGGCTAAATACGTCTCCATGATACTGTTGTACGGGTGCTCTTTGTGAGCATGATGGCATTCATCAAATAACAACAGACTGATGTCTTTCAGCTCCACTCGATTCCCTCTTTCTTCAGCTTTCAGTGCGTTCACCAGAATCTGAGCGGTCATCACTACGACATCGTTATTTTGAAGAAGGAATTTGAGCGGGATCTCCGCACAATTCGACCCTGAAATTTCTCCCACTGAGTATTTGTCTCCTAGGAAAGCTTCAAATCGCTCTTTTTGCTGAAAAACAAGGTTCACTGTGCTGACAATGAACACAACCCTTGGTTGCTCCTTGCTGGCTTTCATTGCTGCTGATGGAtagaataaattttaaaagagactGAGTAACCAAGATGAACTCAGTTGTAATTTTTGGGCGGGTGGTAAAACAAAACACAACGGCGATTAAATTAAGTAGAAACACTAGACCCCGGACTTACTGAAAACAAGGGACAAGCATAACCAATCAGCCAGAAAATCCAAGGAGGGGGCAATGAAGCAACGATGAATGCGTTCCTTTTTTTACGAGAACCCTTTTTGTAGGAGCCTTCAGATTACCCAGAATTAATTTAAGAACACTAACTTAcactcttttttaaaagaagttATAACTTTGGGTCTGAAGCtgaacgtttttatttttatttttttgctatTTCAGCCTGAAAACTTTCTAACTTGTTCTTAAAGTTGTGTTATATACCAAGTTCGAGTGCAAACGAAGTTTTTATTCAGTGTATCATGATCATGCAGTACGGAAACCACATTGTTAATATTGCGAAAACGTCCCTAAGTAGTTGCTGAGTTAATTGTCGGCTGTTAGACAACACTTTTACCtttatactactcacaaaaataaaaaagcaaatgagcaaaataaaggGGTTTTGACTGACTCTCAGCCTAAGTATGTGAAGTAATCCCTAATTGCAACAAATCCTTCGCACTTTGATGTAAACCGCTCAACATTCACAACCGCAAAGACTATTTTAAAGTGGTTAAGCTAAAAATCTTCGTGAGCGCATATGTAAGAGAAGACGCGTTTTGTTACTTTCAAGAGGTAAAATTCATGCATTATTCATGTCACCTCGAGCACTGAAAAATCAACCTAAGCAAAAATGTGGTGGGGCTATAGCCCTACCAGCCTTTCCCCCTCCGCAGTCCCTGGACATTATCCTCTCTTGATCTCAAATAGAGTTAACGTTGATGTTGCTCAGTTTATTTACACGTGTGGTAAGACAGGTATGACGATTTTCTCGAATCGGTCATTATGATAATTAACTAGTCGAACAATTTCGACCTTGGTAAATTCGGGCCGCACAATGATATCCGCATTATGAAAAGATCTCTTTCTTTATCGACGATCATTAGATAAAAAAGGAGGAATTGCTTACTCCAAGGACCATTCTGACTTGTCTGTGTGCAACAAACCGCCTACGCATGCGCCAAGGGCAAGATATCGAAACGTTTCTGCTCAGGGGCCAATGTGACAGGGAATTCAGAAGTTCACCCCTTGTGGGGTACGATGAAGGATAAACACAGTTACCCTCAAAATAGTCGAATTTACCCGATCAACCGAGATGACGCCCTCGAAAACTAGCAAAATCTTGCGGCTTCGGATCAATGTCAAACTTTAAGACTATTCCAAGGGAAGACATGATTTAGAGAGACAAAAAAAAGATGATAAGTGGTTTACCTGATGCGTTTGACTGGTCTGCATTTCTCTCGAACGAATCCAGGTGCTTTTTAGCGATCTCAATAGCGACATAAGTTTTTCCGCTGTTAGTGGGCGCACAGATGATGGTATTTTTGCCTTGGATGGCTGGCTCTGCCAACTCCTTTTGATAGTTTCTCAACACAAGCTCACACCCACCAAGAGAGTTTGCTTTAGTTCCCAGAAACACTAAACAgtgaagtaataataatagcaagGATAAAAATAATACTTTTAAAGGATTCCCTCATCCATTTATCTTTAAGCTTAATACAGTCATCTTATTCTCTCCATCATCGGTAGGGGGAATCGCAAAAAATGATGAAAGTTGATTCTTCATTTCTAAAGATTTCAAACAGGGAGTAAGAGAGAATCTAAGTATGAAATCTTTCGCATacaaaaaacatttatttacatATGAAGCAGAATTCTGAAGACTAATTACGGTGGTCCCAAAAGATGACTACAGTTTTCGAAAATCAATGAAGAATGAAAACGAGCGATATCATTTGATAATGATGGTTTGGAGCCGTCGAAACGTCATTCTTTGATATAGCtcatttttattct
The sequence above is a segment of the Montipora foliosa isolate CH-2021 chromosome 2, ASM3666993v2, whole genome shotgun sequence genome. Coding sequences within it:
- the LOC137993316 gene encoding ATP-dependent RNA helicase DHX58-like isoform X1: MRPQEKQLLDKRLKDFMEEVIPVELFPYLPCLIPQDREEIEATQTNHGPIYATRILVDRLKRRDGGFANFVQALRKCGSAHTALLLDPYYMIKDDGANEAAPDTNGSGPADYTLIGTAIDLAIPGNLLLAGGSEEPAYDCSRFEMRVAERYKDRKSEDNKRIREKFQKRLPQGVVFVNTEKGSIISTFRLSSEKAASELWEMYTQGTFQSMLQEVLMEDALKDDAEKPEKSLELQLSLVKERFEKIRKKLAEIERDQERERSLCFPGEQDNGSFADDADEVDIEIPPVFLGTKANSLGGCELVLRNYQKELAEPAIQGKNTIICAPTNSGKTYVAIEIAKKHLDSFERNADQSNASAAMKASKEQPRVVFIVSTVNLVFQQKERFEAFLGDKYSVGEISGSNCAEIPLKFLLQNNDVVVMTAQILVNALKAEERGNRVELKDISLLLFDECHHAHKEHPYNSIMETYLALKSQAGHQHRLPQIVGLTASLGTGKAKSREKAKEHIILVSANLDAEAISTVKENREELEKYVNIPSREAHFVPKDEQDPFEKIISKVMGNIEAQVKKFKQNSCKAPVDKGGQQYRQWVEQLYKDSVAEGDRYLVTYTEHLREYHVALTLNANTRMKNARKYLTKYFEALDTDKFTETDKKLKQLFHKAMKVLDEHIARYGEPQNPRLLKLKELILKNYTDVQSRQDKEEDKSSKSSGEGSGRHEGGQDDTDEKIKERDAGNELLKNDEKQKEEGIGGENEASAVVKETERCECDVSKNDTSSDKAGKTPPEDVSGHASKTQDGTSTEEVSQTIDGAGGLEYAASEQSEAQNEVDTVMEEVNEQGSETNESTSSDGAEEDKALDEQRAHHPEWEGPKGILFTRTRESTEALLDWIKETEELNAVLRPEHLVGSGDGNIGMTQKEQEEVIKRFKTGEKNLLLATSVAEEGLDISDCNYVIRYDMMGNEISSVQSRGRVRAKDGKYTVLVGHSGAKKRDTANNFREILMTDALNLVQNMKSTVFIKTVKEVQRKIIQDRSLKKLVRASQKAVFLPDDVNFLCRKCAEFVCQAHDVRRIKKSYYVITNRDCRDNKVDIREHPNPKSIDGIEMNKRIFCKKCHEDWGVTALICSFEWLCIKINSFVVEFPKDDKGDCRRRIFKKWKDLPFAIQEAELEEVLQLGADNSETKDLLDLDL
- the LOC137993316 gene encoding ATP-dependent RNA helicase DHX58-like isoform X2, translating into MRPQEKQLLDKRLKDFMEEVIPVELFPYLPCLIPQDREEIEATQTNHGPIYATRILVDRLKRRDGGFANFVQALRKCGSAHTALLLDPYYMIKDDGANEAAPDTNGSGPADYTLIGTAIDLAIPGNLLLAGGSEEPAYDCSRFEMRVAERYKDRKSEDNKRIREKFQKRLPQGVVFVNTEKGSIISTFRLSSEKAASELWEMYTQGTFQSMLQEVLMEDALKDDAEKPEKSLELQLSLVKERFEKIRKKLAEIERDQERERSLCFPGEQDNGSFADDADEVDIEIPPVFLGTKANSLGGCELVLRNYQKELAEPAIQGKNTIICAPTNSGKTYVAIEIAKKHLDSFERNADQSNASAMKASKEQPRVVFIVSTVNLVFQQKERFEAFLGDKYSVGEISGSNCAEIPLKFLLQNNDVVVMTAQILVNALKAEERGNRVELKDISLLLFDECHHAHKEHPYNSIMETYLALKSQAGHQHRLPQIVGLTASLGTGKAKSREKAKEHIILVSANLDAEAISTVKENREELEKYVNIPSREAHFVPKDEQDPFEKIISKVMGNIEAQVKKFKQNSCKAPVDKGGQQYRQWVEQLYKDSVAEGDRYLVTYTEHLREYHVALTLNANTRMKNARKYLTKYFEALDTDKFTETDKKLKQLFHKAMKVLDEHIARYGEPQNPRLLKLKELILKNYTDVQSRQDKEEDKSSKSSGEGSGRHEGGQDDTDEKIKERDAGNELLKNDEKQKEEGIGGENEASAVVKETERCECDVSKNDTSSDKAGKTPPEDVSGHASKTQDGTSTEEVSQTIDGAGGLEYAASEQSEAQNEVDTVMEEVNEQGSETNESTSSDGAEEDKALDEQRAHHPEWEGPKGILFTRTRESTEALLDWIKETEELNAVLRPEHLVGSGDGNIGMTQKEQEEVIKRFKTGEKNLLLATSVAEEGLDISDCNYVIRYDMMGNEISSVQSRGRVRAKDGKYTVLVGHSGAKKRDTANNFREILMTDALNLVQNMKSTVFIKTVKEVQRKIIQDRSLKKLVRASQKAVFLPDDVNFLCRKCAEFVCQAHDVRRIKKSYYVITNRDCRDNKVDIREHPNPKSIDGIEMNKRIFCKKCHEDWGVTALICSFEWLCIKINSFVVEFPKDDKGDCRRRIFKKWKDLPFAIQEAELEEVLQLGADNSETKDLLDLDL